The following coding sequences are from one Solea solea chromosome 4, fSolSol10.1, whole genome shotgun sequence window:
- the rabep1 gene encoding rab GTPase-binding effector protein 1 isoform X2, protein MAEQASGSALSSKHDALLQQKVAALEQERAEFIRLKQQLEAEFNQKRAKFKDLYMSKEEELKRQTVALDGAQAELSSIQTQLTLAHAEVETIKEVATVSENTKQEAIDQVRSQWQEEVASLQAIMKETVCEYEVQFHQRLEQERAQWNQYREAMEREVGDLRRRLTEGQEEENLEDEMKKAQEDAEKLRSVVMPMEKEIAGLKAKLTTAEERVKELEASKVKELNHVLEAEKSCRTDLEMYVAVLNTQKSVLQEDAEKLRKELHEVCHKLELERQQHNQLKHTWQRANDQFLESQRLLMRDMQRIESVLSSEQLRQVEEMKKKDQEEDEKERLSQVKELHEEDGGDNTEPLEDLYLGLSVDEHHANHSSHGSMHSLDTDTVAGGLMDPYKENLRRVQSTDSLGSSLSAQQGLGGQNHKAKSASHLDESDFGPLVGADCGVTDSSFGETSSISSIKLTGSHFLLTKDQEKAIKAMTPEQEETASLLSSISHTTNTAYLPPAGYRLVSDSEWNLLQQEVKNAGRKLGRRCDMCSNYEKQLQAIQGQEAETRDQVKKLQVMLRQANDQLERTMTEKQSLEDSVKSGNEETTAKVSALIQRVQESETLLSTLQQAFSDAKRNTQEQMAVLVKSREQVADELSRLQRDNESLQGKHRLHVELQQQEDFQMPNTVQELHGLVLRLRDDTVALRTSADHMEEKLKAEILFLKEQIQAEQCLKENLEDTLQLEIEGCKEEIDILEGMMIV, encoded by the exons ATGGCCGAGCAGGCCTCGGGATCCGCTCTGTCGTCCAAACATGACG CGCTGCTCCAGCAGAAAGTGGCAGCTCTGGAGCAGGAGCGGGCCGAGTTCATCCGACTCAAGCAACAACTGGAGGCCGAGTTCAACCAGAAACGAGCCAAGTTCAAAGACCTGTACATGTCCAAGGAAG AGGAGCTGAAGAGGCAGACTGTGGCGCTGGACGGCGCCCAGGCCGAGCTGAGCTCTATCCAGACCCAGCTGACTCTAGCTCACGCCGAGGTCGAGACCATCAAAGAGGTGGCCACCGTGTCGGAAAACACCAAGCAGGAGGCCATCGACCAGGTCCGCAGCCAGTGGCAGGAGGAGGTGGCGTCGCTGCAGGCCATCATGAAAG AAACGGTGTGTGAGTACGAGGTCCAGTTCCACCAGCGCTTGGAGCAGGAGCGAGCCCAGTGGAACCAGTACAGAGAGGCAATGGAGCGGGAAGTGGGCGACCTGCGCCGCCGCCTCACTGAGGGCCAGGAAGAGGAGAACCTGGAGGACGAAATGAAAAAA GCCCAGGAGGATGCAGAGAAGCTGCGTTCAGTGGTGATGCCCATGGAGAAGGAGATCGCAGGCCTGAAAGCCAAACTGACCACAGCCGAGGAGCGTGTGAAAGAACTGGAGGCCTCCAAG GTCAAAGAGCTCAATCACGTCCTGGAGGCGGAGAAGTCGTGTCGCACAGATCTGGAGATGTATGTGGCTGTGTTGAATACGCAGAAATCAGTGCTGCAGGAAGACGCTGAGAAACTACGGAAAGAACTCCACGAAG TCTGTCACAAGCTGGAGTTGGAGCGGCAGCAGCACAATCAGCTCAAACACACGTGGCAGAGAGCCAACGACCAGTTCCTGGAGTCCCAGCGCCTCCTCATGAGGGACATGCAGAGGATAGAGAGCGTGCTGTCATCTGAACAGCTCCGCCAggtggaggagatgaagaagaaagacCAG gaggaggatgaaaaaGAGAGACTGAGCCAAGTGAAAGAGCTGCACGAGGAGGATGGGGGAGACAACACCGAGCCGCTGGAGGACTTGTACCTCGGGCTGAGCGTCGACGAG CATCATGCCAACCACAGCTCCCATGGCTCGATGCACTCCTTAGACACTGACACGGTGGCTGGCGGCCTCATGGACCCCTACAAAGAAAACCTGAGGCGGGTTCAGTCCACGGACAGCCTCGGCTCCTCGCTGTCTGCCCAGCAGGGCCTCGGTGGCCAGAACCACAAAGCTAAGTCGGCCAGCCACTTGGACGAGTCGGACTTTGGGCCCTTGGTGGGGGCCGACTGCGGGGTGACGGACAGTAGTTTTGGCGAAACGTCGTCCATCAGCTCAATTAAGCTGACGGGGAGCCACTTCCTGCTCACTAAGGACCAGGAGAAGGCCATCAAAGCCATGACGCCGGAGCAGGAGGAGACGGCGTCGCTGCTGTCCAGCATCTCACACACCACTAACACCGCCTACTTACCGCCTGCTGGCTACCGACTGGTCAGCGACAGCGAGTGGAATCTGCTACAACAGGAG GTGAAAAACGCTGGCAGGAAGCTCGGCCGACGTTGCGACATGTGCTCTAACTACGAGAAGCAACTACAGGCCATTCAGGGTCAAGAGGCTGAGACACGAGATCAG GTGAAGAAACTCCAGGTGATGCTACGTCAAGCTAACGATCAGCTGGAGAGGACgatgacagagaaacagagtctGGAAGATTCGGTCAAGTCAGGCAACGAGGAGACGACTGCTAAG GTTTCTGCCCTCATTCAGAGAGTCCAGGAGTCTGAAACACTGCTCAGCACACTACAACAAGCCTTTAGTGACGCTAAGAGGAACACACAGGAACAGATG gCGGTGCTGGTGAAGTCGAGGGAGCAGGTGGCAGATGAACTGAGTCGACTACAGAGAGACAACGAGAGCCTGCAGGGAAAACACAGGCTACACGTAGAACTGCAGCAACAAGAGGATTTCCAGATGCCCAACACTGTGCAA GAGCTGCACGGGCTGGTGCTGCGGCTGCGTGACGACACGGTGGCGTTACGGACGTCGGCCGATCACAtggaggagaagctgaaagCGGAGATTCTGTTTCTGAAGGAGCAGATCCAGGCCGAGCAGTGTCTGAAGGAGAACCTGGAGGACACGCTGCAGCTGGAGATCGAGGGCTGTAAGGAGGAGATAG ACATCTTGGAAGGTATGATGATTGTTTGA
- the rabep1 gene encoding rab GTPase-binding effector protein 1 isoform X1, whose translation MAEQASGSALSSKHDALLQQKVAALEQERAEFIRLKQQLEAEFNQKRAKFKDLYMSKEEELKRQTVALDGAQAELSSIQTQLTLAHAEVETIKEVATVSENTKQEAIDQVRSQWQEEVASLQAIMKETVCEYEVQFHQRLEQERAQWNQYREAMEREVGDLRRRLTEGQEEENLEDEMKKAQEDAEKLRSVVMPMEKEIAGLKAKLTTAEERVKELEASKVKELNHVLEAEKSCRTDLEMYVAVLNTQKSVLQEDAEKLRKELHEVCHKLELERQQHNQLKHTWQRANDQFLESQRLLMRDMQRIESVLSSEQLRQVEEMKKKDQEEDEKERLSQVKELHEEDGGDNTEPLEDLYLGLSVDEHHANHSSHGSMHSLDTDTVAGGLMDPYKENLRRVQSTDSLGSSLSAQQGLGGQNHKAKSASHLDESDFGPLVGADCGVTDSSFGETSSISSIKLTGSHFLLTKDQEKAIKAMTPEQEETASLLSSISHTTNTAYLPPAGYRLVSDSEWNLLQQEVKNAGRKLGRRCDMCSNYEKQLQAIQGQEAETRDQVKKLQVMLRQANDQLERTMTEKQSLEDSVKSGNEETTAKVSALIQRVQESETLLSTLQQAFSDAKRNTQEQMAVLVKSREQVADELSRLQRDNESLQGKHRLHVELQQQEDFQMPNTVQELHGLVLRLRDDTVALRTSADHMEEKLKAEILFLKEQIQAEQCLKENLEDTLQLEIEGCKEEIASFSSLKTELERIKTEKEQLQRSLAEKTETLENIQGMRIRLEQQLKELNTAKSALESQVLDERDKAQRLQTELDVSEQVQKDFVKLSQTLQVQLERIRQAESLDRIKVILNDTNLTDINQLPET comes from the exons ATGGCCGAGCAGGCCTCGGGATCCGCTCTGTCGTCCAAACATGACG CGCTGCTCCAGCAGAAAGTGGCAGCTCTGGAGCAGGAGCGGGCCGAGTTCATCCGACTCAAGCAACAACTGGAGGCCGAGTTCAACCAGAAACGAGCCAAGTTCAAAGACCTGTACATGTCCAAGGAAG AGGAGCTGAAGAGGCAGACTGTGGCGCTGGACGGCGCCCAGGCCGAGCTGAGCTCTATCCAGACCCAGCTGACTCTAGCTCACGCCGAGGTCGAGACCATCAAAGAGGTGGCCACCGTGTCGGAAAACACCAAGCAGGAGGCCATCGACCAGGTCCGCAGCCAGTGGCAGGAGGAGGTGGCGTCGCTGCAGGCCATCATGAAAG AAACGGTGTGTGAGTACGAGGTCCAGTTCCACCAGCGCTTGGAGCAGGAGCGAGCCCAGTGGAACCAGTACAGAGAGGCAATGGAGCGGGAAGTGGGCGACCTGCGCCGCCGCCTCACTGAGGGCCAGGAAGAGGAGAACCTGGAGGACGAAATGAAAAAA GCCCAGGAGGATGCAGAGAAGCTGCGTTCAGTGGTGATGCCCATGGAGAAGGAGATCGCAGGCCTGAAAGCCAAACTGACCACAGCCGAGGAGCGTGTGAAAGAACTGGAGGCCTCCAAG GTCAAAGAGCTCAATCACGTCCTGGAGGCGGAGAAGTCGTGTCGCACAGATCTGGAGATGTATGTGGCTGTGTTGAATACGCAGAAATCAGTGCTGCAGGAAGACGCTGAGAAACTACGGAAAGAACTCCACGAAG TCTGTCACAAGCTGGAGTTGGAGCGGCAGCAGCACAATCAGCTCAAACACACGTGGCAGAGAGCCAACGACCAGTTCCTGGAGTCCCAGCGCCTCCTCATGAGGGACATGCAGAGGATAGAGAGCGTGCTGTCATCTGAACAGCTCCGCCAggtggaggagatgaagaagaaagacCAG gaggaggatgaaaaaGAGAGACTGAGCCAAGTGAAAGAGCTGCACGAGGAGGATGGGGGAGACAACACCGAGCCGCTGGAGGACTTGTACCTCGGGCTGAGCGTCGACGAG CATCATGCCAACCACAGCTCCCATGGCTCGATGCACTCCTTAGACACTGACACGGTGGCTGGCGGCCTCATGGACCCCTACAAAGAAAACCTGAGGCGGGTTCAGTCCACGGACAGCCTCGGCTCCTCGCTGTCTGCCCAGCAGGGCCTCGGTGGCCAGAACCACAAAGCTAAGTCGGCCAGCCACTTGGACGAGTCGGACTTTGGGCCCTTGGTGGGGGCCGACTGCGGGGTGACGGACAGTAGTTTTGGCGAAACGTCGTCCATCAGCTCAATTAAGCTGACGGGGAGCCACTTCCTGCTCACTAAGGACCAGGAGAAGGCCATCAAAGCCATGACGCCGGAGCAGGAGGAGACGGCGTCGCTGCTGTCCAGCATCTCACACACCACTAACACCGCCTACTTACCGCCTGCTGGCTACCGACTGGTCAGCGACAGCGAGTGGAATCTGCTACAACAGGAG GTGAAAAACGCTGGCAGGAAGCTCGGCCGACGTTGCGACATGTGCTCTAACTACGAGAAGCAACTACAGGCCATTCAGGGTCAAGAGGCTGAGACACGAGATCAG GTGAAGAAACTCCAGGTGATGCTACGTCAAGCTAACGATCAGCTGGAGAGGACgatgacagagaaacagagtctGGAAGATTCGGTCAAGTCAGGCAACGAGGAGACGACTGCTAAG GTTTCTGCCCTCATTCAGAGAGTCCAGGAGTCTGAAACACTGCTCAGCACACTACAACAAGCCTTTAGTGACGCTAAGAGGAACACACAGGAACAGATG gCGGTGCTGGTGAAGTCGAGGGAGCAGGTGGCAGATGAACTGAGTCGACTACAGAGAGACAACGAGAGCCTGCAGGGAAAACACAGGCTACACGTAGAACTGCAGCAACAAGAGGATTTCCAGATGCCCAACACTGTGCAA GAGCTGCACGGGCTGGTGCTGCGGCTGCGTGACGACACGGTGGCGTTACGGACGTCGGCCGATCACAtggaggagaagctgaaagCGGAGATTCTGTTTCTGAAGGAGCAGATCCAGGCCGAGCAGTGTCTGAAGGAGAACCTGGAGGACACGCTGCAGCTGGAGATCGAGGGCTGTAAGGAGGAGATAG CTTCTTTCTCCAGTTTGAAGACAGAGCTGGAGAGAATAAAAACTGAGAAGGAACAG ttGCAGCGCAGTTTAGCGGAGAAGACCGAGACACTGGAGAACATCCAGGGAATGAGGATCCGcctggagcagcagctgaaagAGCTCAACACTGCAAAG